In the Vanessa cardui chromosome 10, ilVanCard2.1, whole genome shotgun sequence genome, one interval contains:
- the LOC124532880 gene encoding histone H2B — protein sequence MPPKTSGKAAKKSGKAQKNISKSDKKKKKHKRKESYAIYIYKVLKQVHPDTGISSKAMSIMNSFVNDIFERIAAEASRLAHYNKRSTITSREVQTSVRLLLPGELAKHAVSEGTKAVTKYTSSK from the coding sequence ATGCCGCCTAAGACTAGCGGTAAGGCCGCCAAGAAATCGGGCAAAGCCCAGAAGAACATCTCCAAGTCGgacaagaagaagaagaagcatAAGAGGAAGGAGAGTTACGCCATCTACATTTACAAAGTACTGAAACAGGTACATCCCGACACCGGTATCTCGAGTAAGGCGATGTCGATCATGAACTCTTTCGTGAACGATATCTTCGAGCGCATCGCCGCCGAGGCCTCTCGTCTCGCTCACTACAACAAGCGATCGACTATCACATCGAGGGAGGTGCAGACGTCCGTGAGGCTTCTTCTGCCCGGTGAGCTCGCCAAGCACGCCGTCAGTGAAGGAACCAAGGCCGTAACGAAGTACACGAGCTCTAAGTAA
- the LOC124532878 gene encoding uncharacterized protein LOC124532878 has translation MSVIIRLQNLPWSANALDIRNFFRGLSIPEGGVHIVGGELGDAFIAFSTDEDARQAMMLDGGKIKEIQVKLLLSSRSEMHKVIETARQSVPLLTLAAPSPVPPPVIPQPTQAPQPIISVAPAITPFSTALGTTTIAGFGIPGIGNPQEIPQPAVIEPPAPLLSPPSKSPQEEDKDEDKLDRKRSKDKERRRSRSRSRSRDRERKERKRERRDRSRSRERRRRDRSRSRDRRDRKRDRKDRSRSRDRSPSRRSRDKRNNDRNKSPQNSQERSLDNIDVNIAPPPPAFGSTNGPQMPMMPTNNMVSNGPVGPLDQGPNRFNDPSLAEAFNKLQELGKKRNPNAFQGEQNGARFQAGRGGGSMARGGSTFRRDGRSSRFEEEQKDCCVALRNAPNHTSYGDVRRFFPFMIDKHGIKMINDNMGRRTGNIFVRFCAARSKQLALQRKSNELKGAEVIVEALDDETYEAAVDSFLPFREDNDDEDQSLVAADGENNKKSFSVLKLTDLPNFVKEHDIMKAFNEFSLLSIQLSDCRITRTKIAYVQFVKADDAKMAFERKDSYMFGRRQATIAPVSNEEYDQVKLNQDKPDQMNMNRSTNDNMQEQVIPRDPRQRRQLVDNGPSSAGAQAQGAVPTQLMPNAQFSQNFGGSFQNPQFGAFPSGGNLEPRAVTSNTWTNRMSFPKQSDQDIQAMSSPMGKPKVISVNMEDEPLDCVLMKSLPREATDRTIVNFLADTGAVPSRIHLMLDANGLPSGDCFCEFRSAQEARKAATKHGQLLDGSRVTIDLVMRSVVEEALEGPKLETQPGILGNAPPHFMNMPRGGFMGRGQFRGRGMFDRGGYDRGGFRGGFDPSRGGFDPNRGGFRGRGGWSERGMRGFDRGRGRGFARGRGGFDNMSMPMPIQMRNDEEQDPALENFGTPGCIVTMENVPFRATVDDIMTFFSDFELTQDDIIRRYNERGQPTGDARVAFRTPFDAQRAIKTRHMNTIFDRRINLTIL, from the coding sequence TACGGACGAAGACGCGCGCCAAGCGATGATGCTAGATGGAGGGAAGATCAAGGAAATACAAGTTAAATTACTGCTGAGTTCGAGGTCGGAAATGCACAAGGTGATAGAAACCGCACGCCAGAGCGTTCCGTTGTTAACACTCGCCGCCCCGTCGCCTGTGCCGCCTCCTGTCATTCCTCAGCCAACTCAGGCACCTCAACCAATTATCTCCGTCGCACCCGCCATTACTCCTTTCTCAACAGCTCTTGGTACCACCACAATCGCCGGTTTTGGAATACCAGGCATCGGTAACCCACAAGAGATTCCCCAACCTGCTGTGATAGAACCTCCCGCGCCTTTACTTAGTCCGCCCTCAAAATCTCCTCAAGAAGAAGACAAAGACGAGGATAAGTTAGATAGAAAAAGAAGCAAAGACAAAGAAAGACGGCGCTCTAGATCCCGTTCAAGATCCCGCGACAGAGAaaggaaagaaagaaaaagagaACGCAGAGACAGATCGCGCTCGAGAGAGAGGAGACGGAGAGACCGAAGTCGCAGTCGAGACAGGCGCGACCGTAAGCGAGACAGAAAAGATCGCAGTCGCTCTCGTGACAGGTCACCCTCACGTCGCTCTCGGGACAAACGCAACAACGATCGCAACAAATCGCCTCAGAACTCCCAGGAGCGGTCGCTTGATAACATTGACGTTAATATCGCTCCACCTCCGCCCGCTTTCGGCAGTACAAATGGACCACAAATGCCGATGATGCCAACAAATAATATGGTATCAAATGGACCCGTAGGACCATTAGATCAAGGACCGAATCGGTTCAATGATCCGTCTTTAGCAGAGgcatttaacaaattacaagaaCTGGGCAAAAAACGCAATCCTAATGCATTCCAAGGGGAACAAAATGGAGCCAGATTCCAAGCCGGCCGCGGGGGAGGTAGTATGGCGCGCGGAGGAAGCACATTCCGTCGTGACGGCCGTTCATCAAGATTTGAAGAGGAGCAAAAAGATTGTTGCGTGGCTCTCAGAAACGCACCAAACCATACAAGCTACGGAGACGTCCGCCGATTTTTTCCGTTCATGATCGATAAACATGGAATCAAAATGATCAACGATAACATGGGTCGTCGGACTGGTAATATCTTTGTCAGATTTTGCGCTGCTCGCTCCAAGCAACTCGCTCTACAGCGTAAGAGTAACGAATTGAAGGGTGCTGAGGTAATCGTTGAAGCTTTAGACGATGAGACGTACGAAGCTGCCGTTGATTCATTTTTACCTTTCCGTGAAGATAATGACGACGAAGATCAGAGTCTGGTTGCAGCTGATggagaaaacaataaaaaatccttCAGCGTATTGAAATTGACAGATTTACCGAATTTTGTCAAGGAACATGACATTATGAAAGCATTTAATGAGTTTTCTCTTTTGTCGATTCAATTAAGTGATTGTCGTATTACTAGGACTAAAATAGCATACGTCCAATTTGTTAAAGCTGACGATGCAAAAATGGCTTTTGAACGTAAGGATAGTTACATGTTCGGTAGACGTCAGGCGACTATCGCGCCAGTGTCTAATGAAGAATACGACCAAGTGAAATTAAACCAAGATAAGCCGGATCAAATGAATATGAACCGGTCCACAAACGACAATATGCAAGAACAAGTCATCCCACGAGACCCTCGCCAGCGACGCCAGCTAGTAGATAACGGACCAAGTTCTGCCGGTGCTCAAGCACAGGGAGCAGTTCCGACTCAGTTGATGCCCAATGCTCAATTTTCCCAAAATTTTGGTGGATCGTTCCAAAACCCTCAATTTGGAGCTTTTCCTAGTGGCGGTAACTTAGAACCTAGAGCGGTCACATCTAATACTTGGACAAACCGAATGAGTTTTCCCAAACAATCTGATCAAGATATACAGGCGATGTCGTCTCCCATGGGCAAACCTAAAGTTATATCCGTCAACATGGAAGATGAACCTCTCGACTGTGTTCTCATGAAGAGTCTTCCACGAGAAGCTACTGACAGAACTATTGTCAACTTCTTGGCCGATACTGGCGCAGTACCATCTAGAATACATCTTATGCTAGATGCGAACGGTCTTCCTTCCGGTGATTGCTTCTGTGAATTTAGGTCGGCTCAAGAAGCCCGAAAGGCTGCTACGAAACATGGCCAGCTCTTAGACGGGAGTCGTGTTACAATAGACCTAGTTATGCGAAGTGTTGTAGAGGAAGCTTTAGAGGGACCGAAATTAGAAACCCAACCTGGTATTCTTGGCAACGCGCCTCCTCACTTCATGAATATGCCCCGCGGCGGTTTTATGGGACGCGGGCAGTTCCGTGGAAGGGGTATGTTTGATCGAGGAGGTTACGATAGAGGTGGATTCAGAGGAGGTTTCGATCCAAGCAGAGGAGGCTTCGACCCAAATCGAGGCGGATTCAGAGGTCGGGGTGGTTGGAGCGAACGTGGTATGCGCGGGTTCGATCGGGGCAGAGGGCGAGGGTTTGCGCGAGGGCGGGGAGGGTTTGACAACATGTCGATGCCAATGCCAATACAAATGCGAAACGATGAGGAGCAAGATCCCGCTCTAGAAAACTTCGGAACCCCGGGCTGCATCGTTACGATGGAGAACGTTCCGTTCAGAGCAACTGTCGATGACATAATGACCTTCTTCAGCGACTTCGAACTGACCCAAGACGATATCATCAGGAGGTACAATGAGCGCGGACAGCCCACGGGCGACGCGCGGGTTGCGTTCCGAACGCCCTTCGACGCCCAGCGCGCTATCAAAACTCGCCACATGAATACAATATTTGACCGAAGAATCAATCTAACCATTCTCTAA